The Terriglobia bacterium sequence AAGTGCCCTCGCCAATAATAAGGACGTCACTTTGAGAAGGTCGCGCGCCGAGGGCATTCAGCCGCGCGGCACTTCGCCCAAGCGGACTTATGAGGAGTCTAGGTCCCTTTTGACGATCACGGTACATTAGCCGACTTCCCGCTACTAATCGTAGTAAGCCGGCATCGAATCACTCCCGTGGCCGGCAAACCTCTCAGCGATGGCTCGATTCCGGGGTTTGTTCCTCATCGATCCTGAAGCCCAGGCAACACACTCGAAATGACACGTAAGAGTTGTTAAGCGGCCACGTCGCCTTTTTTCTTCGAGCGCGAGTTCGAGATTGTCATGCGTCTCGTCATCATTGGGATTGATGGGCAGCGCCGCCCGGAACTCAGCGATTGCGCCCCTACAAATCACCCTTTTCCGAGAGAATAGCCGAGAATAGCATGGTAGTCGCGCGCCATGGCATCATTGGGATCGATGCGCAGCGCCGCCCGGAACTCAGCGATTGCGCCCTCCTCATCACCACTAAGCACGAGCGCAGCACCGAGGTTGCTATGCGCCTTGGCAAGATTAGGATCGATGCGCAGCGCAGACCGGTATTCTGCGATTGCACCCTCCAGGTCACCCTTTTTTTGCAGGAGCGCAACACCGAGGTTGACATGCGCCTTGGTATCTTTGGGATTGATGGACAGGGCGGTTCGGTATTCTGCGATTGCGCCCTCCAGATCACCGATTTTCCCGAGCCCGATGCCGAGGTTGGTGTGCACCTCGGCAAGATTAGGATCGATGCGCACCGCCATACGGAACTCAGCGATCGTGCCCGCTAGATCTCCTTTTTTGTTGAGCATGGCACCGAGGCCGGCATGCGCGCTGGCATCATTGGGATCGATGCGCACCGCCATCCGGAACTCAGCGATTGCATCCTCCACATCACCCTTTCCCCCAAGCAAAATACCGAGGTTGCCATGCGCCTCGGCATCATTGGGGTTGATGCGCACTGCGGTGCGGTATTCGGCGAAGGAGCCTTCCGTGTCACCCCTTCGTCCAAGGGCAAAGCCGAGGCGGTGATGCGCGTTGCCATCATTGGGATTGATGCGCAGCGCAGTTCGGTATTCAGCGATTGCGCCCTCCATATCGCCCCTCATCTGGAGCGTTGCACCGAGGTTGCTGTGCGCCGCGGCATCATCGGGGTTGATGCGCAACGCAGCCTGGAATTCTACGATCGCGCCCTCCAGGTTGCCTCTCATCTGGAGCGTTGCACCGAGGTTGCTGTGCGTGTTGGCATCATTGGGATTGAGGCGCAGCTCAGCCCGGTATTCAGCGATTGCGCCCTCCATATCTCCCTTTGCCCCAAGTGCGAAGCCAAGGTCGCTGTGCGTCTCAGCACGATCAGGATCGATGCCCAACGCAGCCCGGTATTCTACGATCGCGCCCTCCAGGTCGCCGCTCATCCGGAGCGCTGCACCGAGCTGGCAATGCGCCTTGGCATCATTGGGATTGATATGCAACGCAGCCCGCAATTCGTCGATTGCACCCTCCAGATCACCCTTTGTCCCGAGCACGCAGCCGAGGTAGAAATGCGCCTCACCATCATGAGGATTGATGCGTAGCAGGGCCTGAAATTCTGCGATGGCGCCCTCCAGGTCACCCTTTCGTACAAGGGCGAGACCGAGCTGCAAATGCGCCTTGGCATGGTTAGGATTGATGCGCAGCAGGGCCTGAAATTCTGCGATGGCGCCCTCCAGGTCACCCTTTCGTACAAGGGGGAGACCGAGGTGGAAATGCGCCATGGCATGGTTAGGATTAATGCGCAGCAGGGCCTGATATTCAGCGATTGCGCCCTCAACATCACCCCTCATCCCGAGAATATCCCCGAGGTGGCCATGCGGTTCGGCATAATCGGGATCGATGCGCATCGCAGCCCGGAATTCAGCGATTGCACGCTCCAGATCACCCTTTGTTCCGACCGCGATGCCAAGGCTGTTGTGCGCCTCGGCAAGATTGGGATTGATGCGCAGCGCGGCCTGGTATTCTGCGATGGCGCCTTCCCAATCGCCCTTGTCATGAAGTGCGCGACCAAGTTTGGAATGCGCACTGGCATGATCGGGATTGATGCGCAGCGCGGCCTGGTATTCTGCGATGGCCCCTTCCAGATCGCCCTTGCCCTGAAGCATGAGGCCAAGGTTGTTGTGCGCTTCGGCAAGATCGGGATTGATGCGCAACGCTACCTGGTATTCTGCGATGGCCCCTTCCAGATCGCCCTTGTCATAGAGCGCGCTGCCAAGTTTGGTGTGCGCCCGAACCTCATTGGGATTGATGCGCAGCACAGCCCGGAACTCAGCGATGGCGTCCTCCACATCACCCTTTTCCTTGAGCGCAACACCGAGATTGTAATGCGTGTTGGCATTGTTGGGATTGATGCTCAGCGCGGTTCGGTATTCTGCGATTGCGCCCTCCACATCACCCTTTTCCTTGAGCGCGAAGCCGAGGTTGCCGTGCGCCTCGGCGATATTAGGATTGATGCGCAGCGCCGCCCGGTATTCAGTGATTGCGCCCTCCAGGTCACCGTTTTCCCAGAGCGCGAAGCCGAGGTTGAAATGCGCCTCGGCAAGATTAGGATTGATACGCAGAGCGGCGCGGTATTCAGCGATTGCGCCTTCCACATCACCCTTTTGACCGAGCGCAACACCGAGGTTGTTATGCGTCTGGACATCGTTGGGATTGATGTGCAGCGCCGCCCGGTATTCAGTGATTGCGCCCTCCAGGTCACCGTTTTTCCAGAGCGCGAAGCCGAGGTTGAAATGCGTCTCGGCAAGATTAGGATTGATACGCAGAGCCGCCCGGTATTCAGTGATTGCGCCTTCCACATCACCCTTTTGACCGAGCGCAACACCGAGGTTGTTATGCGCAGGGGCATAATTGGGATTGATGCGCAACGCAGCCCGGTATTCTGCGATTGCGTCCTCCTGGTCACCCTTTGCCCTGAGCGCGGCACCGAGGTTGACATGTGTCTCGACAAGATCGGGATCGATCCGGAGCACGGCGCGGTATTCCGTGATTGCTCCCATCATGTCGCCTTTGGCAAAGAGGGCATTGCCAAGAGTGAAGTGTTCCTCTGCCGTGCTCATCTCGGGCAAAACTCTCCTTCCTTGACTGTTGCTACTGTGCCATGCGGGGGTAATGGCGGCGCGGCCTAGGCTATCACAGGTCTGGCGATATCGGTATGGGAATGGCCCACAGGTCTGAGTTCCATCAACCTGCAAGTCAAAAACGCTTCGCCTCGTCTCTTTCTATTGACAGGTGTGAAATGAGCGTTCGCGTCCAAACTCACGTGATCAGAACGTTTGCGTTCGATTACTCCCCAGAAACGGTCAAGGGTGGAGAAATTCCTCTGGATCGGTCATGGTCCGCAAACGCCCGCGAAACGGGCTTCTGGGAAATGACGGACGAGATTAGTCTGCCGAGACACTTTCGCGTCCCAGCAGCCGGTTTCATTTCACTCTGACCTGACCTGTGGCTACCTGCATTCCCGGTGCGCGAATATACGGCTTTCCGGCCCATTCAAGCACACAGTCATCTTAGGGCAGGCAGGGCTATTACGAATCGTAGCGCCATATCTTCCATCCACAATCGCAAAGGAAAACGGGCCGCGAAGCGGGGCCCGTTGTTCAATTGAAGGTTTAGAGTTTTTCCGGGTTGCCGAGATGCGGTTGCACCCCGGCAGTCCAGAAGCCTGTTATCTCGGTCTGATGGTCAAAGTAACGGAGTTAGGCAGAGTATCGGTGCCACCAGGGCCAAACGATACTGTACCGGTAGTTAACAACGTTTGTCCTGACGTGCCGGCCGCCGCCGTCACATTGACGGTGACGATCATGGTTTGTGGCGGTTTCGCGCCGTTTTTGGTTGAGCCACCCAGACTGGCGGTGGTGCAGGTGACAGTGCCGCCGTTGGCGGGAAGAGCCGGTCCGCCGCAGACTGCCACGCCGCCATTGTTCACGGTAGCGGTGACGCTGTTAATGATCAGGCCAACTGGCACCACATTGGAGAACGCGACGTTCTGCGCGGTTGTGGTGGTTGTGTTGCTGATGGTCCAGGTGAGGTTTCCAGCCTGCCCAATGTTGGGCCGGGGATTCTGGGCGACGCCAGCGACGGAGATCGCGGCACTAGCACCTCCGCCGGTTGCTGCGGTTGTTGTCGTCTTGCTGGCGGTGGTGGGAACCAGGGCAGTACCAGCAGCGTCTGTTCCGGTGACCGTCGCCGAGTTGGTGATGGTCTGGCCTTGCATCTGCACGATGACGTTGACTCTGGCTACGGCGCCTGGAGCCAAATCACCCACAGTGCAGTTCGCAGTAACCACGCCCGCGCCTCCGCTCGTGCACACTCCCGGTCCGGTTGCGGACAGGATGTTCGCTATCGGCAGGAGAGTTACACCACCTGAGCCGCTGACGGCATTAATGCCGGCTTGCGAGTAGGTAAAGGTTGTGGCCGTAAGGCCGCTCGTAACCGCGAATGTGCCGTTGAAGGAAGGATCGGTCACACCTGCAATGGTCACGGTTTGGCCAAAGCCGAAGAAGGTTGGATCGACGGTGGTTACAGTCACAACGCCGTTTAACCGCGAAATCGACGAAATGCTCGCCGCCACGGTGCTCAGCGTGTCTGCCACGGAGATGTTGGACGCCGGGAAATTCGACGTGTTGGTAATGGTGATGGTATAGGTCACTGGCGACGGCGGGGTCGTTCCAGTGGACGGGCCGCCCATGGTAACCGTTAAAGTCGGCGTGTTGGCTGCCGAAGGAATGACCGCATTGGAGGGCGCCGATTCAGCGCTGTTTCCGGCAATGTTGGTCGCGTGCACAGTGAAGGTGTAGGAATGACCGTTGATCAGACCGCCGATCAACACGCTATCAGTATTCGAGCCGAACGCGGGCGGCGGCACGCCTACTGAGACCCCGGTAGGAACACCGGCATCCAGTACGCTCACCGTGTAGCTGGTAATGGGTGAACCTCCGTTGCTGGCCGAAACCGTCCAGCTCACGAACGCCTGCGTATCGCCTGCAACGGCCGTCGCGCCGGTGGGTGCGCTGGGCACGCCGATGCCCGGGGGCGTAGCGATGTTGCTCTGGATTGAAAGCGCGCTGGTTCCCGTGGCATTGGTGGCCGAGACTTGGAAAGCGTAAGAAACGCCGTCGGTCAGGCCGGGGATCAGGAGCGAAGTGGGCGGGTAGATAGAGCCCGCCGCTGGGTTGACAACGATGTCAGCCAGAGGCGCGCCGACGGAGATAAAGCTGTTGTGTACGGTGTAGCTGGTTACCGGCTGGGCAACCTGCGCCGGACTCCAACTCAGGGTAATTTGCGATTCGCCGGCCACCGCTACAACATTCAACGGCGTTCCCGGAGCAGCAGGTCCTGCTGAGGTCTGCGTTGTCTGCCACCAGCGGCCATTGCCAATGGCGGCTGCATTAACAGCAATGACTGGATCCTCGGCTGAGTACGCAATCAGGTTGGCGGGGTCGGTTCCGTCCACCACCATGGCGTTCATGGCCGCGAGCGGCGGATTGGGCAGCGGGTCAACCAGGTAAGTCAAATCAAAGGTGGAGCCGGCCAGTCCCTGGGCAATGTTGCCTACCCAAGCGACTTGGCTTCCCACGCCGTAATAGAGATTGTTGCCGTTGATGGCGGGATAGAACTGATCGCCGGCCAGGCTGACTGTGGGGCCTACCTGGGGCAGTATGGGTATCACCGTGCCATTCGCCGTGCTGCATGCCGCAAACGGAGGAACCAGACAGGTGGTATCGGCATTGGGGATCACGAACGGAGAAGTGCCGTCGCCCGAAAACAAGTTGTGGCCCAGAAAGGCCAAACCGTTGCTGGATGCGCCATCCGGACTTGTGGCCACCAGTTGCTCGAGCTGCGCACAGGTGCCAAAGCCGAACTCGGTGGCGGTGGCTGGGCTGTTAAAGCGAAGGATGTCGCCGCTGTCCAGGAATCCTACCCAGATGTCCCCCAACGGGCTCATGGCCAATCCGTTAGGCGTTGTGCCGGTCCCCAGAAACGGGCAACCTGAACCGCCAAGAAATGCCCCTCCTCTCCTAACGCCCGAGCCGCCAGCCAGCGTAAAGGCGGAGGTGAGGTCCAGCATGCCGTGACCGCCGTCAGCCGAAGGATCGAAGCCGATGCGAATCACGCCTTGGCTGGCGCTGTTGTTGTCAACGAAATAGAGGAAGTGTCTTGCTGCGTCATAGGCGAACTGGCCGCCGAAAGGTATTGGAGCGCCCGCCCGGTTGATGTTATACGAACAGGTCAACATATTGATGTCCCAGGGCCCTGGGGCGTCAATTTCTGGATCCATGCGGCATGGACCGGCGAAGCTATCCCCCACCCACAAATGGCGCACGGGCCGGCCGGTGAACTGGCTGATCGCCGCACCTTGCAGGACGATGCCGCCCACTGGGCCGGTGTTTACGGTGTTCGCAGTTCCACCTGAGAACTCAATGGTATTGGTGGTTGGGGCCACAGGTGTTTGCGCGCTGGCTGTGAGTGCGGCGAACGCAAGAAGAATTGTGAGGCAGAACCAAACGCGGGCCGAAATGCGCCGCCCGCAGCATACGCCTGGCTCGGCGGCTGTCCGTGTCGAGGTATTCATTTTTGCCTTCCCGTCCTGGGCTCATGGCCCAAGGATCGTTTCGAATTGGCAAGGCATCATCCGTTGTGTTTAAGAAAGGCTGTCTTCTTAGAGACAACCATTCACGCCGCCACACCTCAGCGCACGTAAGCTCGAGCCTTCTGCCAGCGCCGTGACCTGTGAAAGCCGGAAGGAGCAGGACAGGGCGCAAATCAGCGAAAGCTCGCTCATTAAGGTTTTAGGCCGGAAGGATTAGAGGGCGATTGATTGTGGATTAAAATCTCTAATGT is a genomic window containing:
- a CDS encoding tetratricopeptide repeat protein gives rise to the protein MSTAEEHFTLGNALFAKGDMMGAITEYRAVLRIDPDLVETHVNLGAALRAKGDQEDAIAEYRAALRINPNYAPAHNNLGVALGQKGDVEGAITEYRAALRINPNLAETHFNLGFALWKNGDLEGAITEYRAALHINPNDVQTHNNLGVALGQKGDVEGAIAEYRAALRINPNLAEAHFNLGFALWENGDLEGAITEYRAALRINPNIAEAHGNLGFALKEKGDVEGAIAEYRTALSINPNNANTHYNLGVALKEKGDVEDAIAEFRAVLRINPNEVRAHTKLGSALYDKGDLEGAIAEYQVALRINPDLAEAHNNLGLMLQGKGDLEGAIAEYQAALRINPDHASAHSKLGRALHDKGDWEGAIAEYQAALRINPNLAEAHNSLGIAVGTKGDLERAIAEFRAAMRIDPDYAEPHGHLGDILGMRGDVEGAIAEYQALLRINPNHAMAHFHLGLPLVRKGDLEGAIAEFQALLRINPNHAKAHLQLGLALVRKGDLEGAIAEFQALLRINPHDGEAHFYLGCVLGTKGDLEGAIDELRAALHINPNDAKAHCQLGAALRMSGDLEGAIVEYRAALGIDPDRAETHSDLGFALGAKGDMEGAIAEYRAELRLNPNDANTHSNLGATLQMRGNLEGAIVEFQAALRINPDDAAAHSNLGATLQMRGDMEGAIAEYRTALRINPNDGNAHHRLGFALGRRGDTEGSFAEYRTAVRINPNDAEAHGNLGILLGGKGDVEDAIAEFRMAVRIDPNDASAHAGLGAMLNKKGDLAGTIAEFRMAVRIDPNLAEVHTNLGIGLGKIGDLEGAIAEYRTALSINPKDTKAHVNLGVALLQKKGDLEGAIAEYRSALRIDPNLAKAHSNLGAALVLSGDEEGAIAEFRAALRIDPNDAMARDYHAILGYSLGKG
- a CDS encoding fibronectin type III domain-containing protein gives rise to the protein MNTSTRTAAEPGVCCGRRISARVWFCLTILLAFAALTASAQTPVAPTTNTIEFSGGTANTVNTGPVGGIVLQGAAISQFTGRPVRHLWVGDSFAGPCRMDPEIDAPGPWDINMLTCSYNINRAGAPIPFGGQFAYDAARHFLYFVDNNSASQGVIRIGFDPSADGGHGMLDLTSAFTLAGGSGVRRGGAFLGGSGCPFLGTGTTPNGLAMSPLGDIWVGFLDSGDILRFNSPATATEFGFGTCAQLEQLVATSPDGASSNGLAFLGHNLFSGDGTSPFVIPNADTTCLVPPFAACSTANGTVIPILPQVGPTVSLAGDQFYPAINGNNLYYGVGSQVAWVGNIAQGLAGSTFDLTYLVDPLPNPPLAAMNAMVVDGTDPANLIAYSAEDPVIAVNAAAIGNGRWWQTTQTSAGPAAPGTPLNVVAVAGESQITLSWSPAQVAQPVTSYTVHNSFISVGAPLADIVVNPAAGSIYPPTSLLIPGLTDGVSYAFQVSATNATGTSALSIQSNIATPPGIGVPSAPTGATAVAGDTQAFVSWTVSASNGGSPITSYTVSVLDAGVPTGVSVGVPPPAFGSNTDSVLIGGLINGHSYTFTVHATNIAGNSAESAPSNAVIPSAANTPTLTVTMGGPSTGTTPPSPVTYTITITNTSNFPASNISVADTLSTVAASISSISRLNGVVTVTTVDPTFFGFGQTVTIAGVTDPSFNGTFAVTSGLTATTFTYSQAGINAVSGSGGVTLLPIANILSATGPGVCTSGGAGVVTANCTVGDLAPGAVARVNVIVQMQGQTITNSATVTGTDAAGTALVPTTASKTTTTAATGGGASAAISVAGVAQNPRPNIGQAGNLTWTISNTTTTTAQNVAFSNVVPVGLIINSVTATVNNGGVAVCGGPALPANGGTVTCTTASLGGSTKNGAKPPQTMIVTVNVTAAAGTSGQTLLTTGTVSFGPGGTDTLPNSVTLTIRPR